One stretch of Caloenas nicobarica isolate bCalNic1 chromosome 4, bCalNic1.hap1, whole genome shotgun sequence DNA includes these proteins:
- the N4BP2 gene encoding NEDD4-binding protein 2 isoform X2, whose amino-acid sequence MPRRRKTGGSPSWKNGNSDRTAVTVSQGDASCSVSQAVRSVNKEELFNSMSEMFSDLDPDVVYMVLSECDFKVENAMDYLLELSTHAKGVVSSKTLGLDSVASSLALVNQQRSVAHGRMGESTAEQSNSEEEKEKVRSPDVQLTEELDSLIENALQRYSSSDELSNSANDQIVHEHSVEHNGFKGFPEWEKSDSGCNVLLFPQQIGTNNEILEKIRCSQPLVGQLSIQTGSPTASDAFAQILEDSDSSEIHVQHNLASEVYKQLNGEIPCGNSEQTQDTVWDQQTVTAASGGSSERSLECGVAVTGNLNSECLEQHEDVVTAFNGHQSTLLPEASGSLEMSSFKTPKPADFQQTQQGYNLNFSTPSCQPQQHWNLMAPVFYPSSGSHSFVTPVAASLGQWRPGSEYKTLENGLSFSSPVVSNAWDSNPSLKVWGNQDRNSKLNLSQAQQPPVCHMMRKKMHLIGQVLVLLRGVPGSGKSYLARTLLEDNPGGIILSTDDYFSKHGQYHYDPDCLGEAHDWNRKRAKEAFEMRISPIIIDNTNIQAWEMKPYVMLAQQFKYKVMFREPDTWWKFKPKELERRNIHGVSKEKIKKMLERYERCLTLSSILDSSVPDKSEAAGWSEDSGQEESQRKGDAHSDVKEEKPFAFDVEHLELAEDDKTFPSSSLTLDSNCDPEHFQKEEKEMENNSVEHNPENITVQDDLDVYFSDCTEELPLEKKEEKGKKIEKNTETEMDEVDVTMTEENVCLRTGEVDEHSDDNILKVQAEVEQSDEICTEPKSTQSSNVVEPSSSAFDMSRKPELLNFLGDWPVEQTMGQRVKRARRLEKSSLKSDKEGETPSQQHPDLGKEQVGLPATCAVEKGHGEENLATSCSSVSSDKVTPELQMVGHWPVSGSLEQRQQRSRRVRKTSLNQSDEGGNTDGDINRNALETVDVLRGTPVNAAEQLDTKSLQMHQPETVGSETVGEKKPQQNKRMRKHHKLALTFTNNNLPHPKEEEHLSVFNAAEEKHDTCSCRQKSSYSQTESQDFALLWRLENKMHFPETTRVLHGSLDGFKPKDVDNASDSQEKIPYRVTYDKSTFVEESELVNIDESEKLNMLCKLFDSVSFEALQDLYERCNKDIDWATGLLLDSDEKLCKDVDTQYFEVREAEPVVAKLDFKANTSYLENLEDSEQMPQVIEAGDVSEPSEDKNSSLSIAENRAAKAAVTDADVSESLTSTSLNDLGELKNSGDTAPRTDAGSSAAGIIEPSISGEQKIDSESPVEETINKPSVSQLDADLCIPMTLPHDPNTTSTNSKAELNNESDTNPSESNAENSRMTASVLEMDHAPLDVPRSDEELERDKETQGNSREIAGKEEIETPSWGETKAKIQSPTPASRAAFSIDCLELTLPPELALQLKEIFGPVGIDAGSLTVEDCVVHIDLNLARVIHEKWKESILKRQRRDESSKLSAEGPTVIQQIDTDDSEMLLSQNADGKIQKKKMSWLSGSSNDIQTKQPATSDVFPFMDHWNAQIQKVSLRQIISEEIAMQEKQDLNRVPSMARKDCATKLKEKQLFEMFPTINQNFLMDVFKDNNYSLEQTEQFLNCVLEADPVKTVIAQESVQQNEILSSYSAAKNREKKAKKSKEEDDPLSEIFQEFEYPQYDDLRAEAFCHQQKRKECLKKAGEAYRMGMKSVAAFYAHQGRLHEQKMKEANHAAAVQIFERANTSLLPMNVLDLHGLHVDEAVTHLSRVLQQKSEEHQQTGGKPYLCVITGRGSHSQGGVARIRPAAIRYLTSHNFRFTEIKPGCLKVMLN is encoded by the exons ATGCCACGAAGAAGGAAAACTGGTGGGAGTCCTTCTTGGAAGAATGGCAATTCTGACAGAACTGCTGTTACTGTATCCCAAGGGGACGCAAGCTGCTCAGTGTCACAAGCAGTGCGTAGTGTCAATAAGGAAGAGCTCTTCAACAGCATGTCAGAGATGTTTTCTGACCTAGATCCTGACGTGGTTTATATGGTTTTGTCTGAATGTGATTTTAAAG TAGAGAATGCTATGGATTATCTGCTAGAGCTGTCCACCCATGCCAAAGGAGTCGTATCTTCGAAAACCTTGGGTTTGGATTCAGTAGCATCGTCACTAGCTCTTGTTAATCAGCAAAGATCTGTTGCACATGGAAGAATGGGAGAAAGTACTGCAGAACAAAGTaattctgaagaagaaaaagaaaaggtccGATCACCTGATGTGCAGCTGACTGAAGAACTGGATTCCTTAATAGAAAATGCCTTACAGAGATACAGCTCAAGTGATGAATTGTCTAATTCTGCAAATGACCAAATAGTACATGAGCACTCTGTGGAACACAATGGCTTTAAAGGATTTCCTGAGTGGGAAAAATCTGATTCAGGGTGCAATGTCCTACTTTTTCCACAGCAAATAGGGACAAATAATGAGATTTTAGAAAAAATCCGCTGTTCTCAGCCACTGGTGGGTCAGCTGAGCATCCAGACAGGCTCACCAACTGCATCAGATGCTTTTGCACAGATATTGGAAGATTCCGATTCGTCAGAAATACATGTTCAACACAATTTAGCTTCAGAAGTCTATAAACAATTGAATGGAGAAATACCATGTGGAAATTCTGAACAGACACAAGATACTGTTTGGGATCAACAAACTGTGACTGCTGCTTCTGGTGGGTCCTCCGAAAGGTCTCTGGAATGTGGAGTAGCTGTCACTGGAAATCTGAATTCAGAGTGCCTGGAACAGCACGAAGATGTAGTGACTGCCTTTAACGGCCACCAGAGCACTTTGCTTCCAGAGGCAAGTGGCTCTCTTGAAATGTCCAGTTTCAAAACACCAAAACCTGCAGATTTTCAGCAAACTCAGCAGGGTTATAACTTAAATTTTTCTACACCATCATGTCAACCTCAGCAACACTGGAATCTCATGGCTCCCGTGTTTTATCCATCCAGTGGAAGTCACAGCTTTGTAACTCCTGTGGCTGCCAGTCTAGGGCAGTGGAGGCCTGGTTCAGAGTATAAGACTTTGGAAAATggactttctttttcctctccagtgGTTTCAAATGCCTGGGATAGCAACCCTTCTCTGAAGGTATGGGGAAATCAAGATAGAAACTCAAAATTGAACCTCTCGCAAGCACAGCAGCCACCTGTTTGTCACATGATGAGAAAAAAGATGCACCTTATAGGTCAAGTACTTGTTCTTCTCAGAGGTGTTCCAGGATCAGGAAAATCATATTTGGCAAG GACTTTGCTTGAGGATAACCCAGGCGGAATAATTCTTAGTACTGATGATTACTTTTCTAAACATGGACAATACCATTATGACCCTGATTGCTTAGGGGAAGCACATGACTGGAACAGGAAACGAG CCAAAGAAGCATTCGAAATGAGAATCTCACCTATAATAATAGACAACACAAACATACAAGCATGGGAGATGAAGCCTTATGTTATGTTG GCTCAGCAGTTCAAATACAAAGTTATGTTCCGAGAACCAGACACTTGGTGGAAGTTTAAACCAAAAGAACTTGAAAG gCGAAACATTCATGGTGTATCCAAAGAAAAGATCAAAAAAATGTTGGAACGGTATGAACGCTGTCTTACTCTTAGTTCAATATTGGATTCTTCAGTCCCAGACAAATCAGAAGCTGCTGGCTGGAGTGAAGATTCTGGTCAGGAGGAAAGCCAGAG aaagGGAGATGCACATTCTGatgtaaaggaagaaaaaccttttgCTTTTGATGTGGAGCATCTTGAATTAGCTGAAGATGATAAAACTTTTCCCAGTAGTTCTCTAACATTAGATAGTAACTGTGATCCTGAACATTtccagaaagaggaaaaagaaatggaaaataactcAGTGGAACACAATCCTGAGAACATTACAGTTCAAGATGACTTGGATGTTTATTTCTCAGACTGTACAGAAGAACTGCccttggagaagaaagaagaaaagggaaaaaaaatagaaaaaaatactgaaacagaaatggatGAGGTTGATGTGACCATGACTGAAGAGAATGTGTGCTTGCGTACAGGAGAAGTTGATGAACACAGTGACGACAACATTCTCAAAGTTCAAGCTGAAGTTGAACAATCTGATGAAATATGTACAGAACCAAAATCAACACAAAGTAGTAATGTAGTGGAACCAAGCAGTTCAGCTTTTGACATGTCAAGAAAACCAGAATTACTAAACTTTCTGGGTGACTGGCCTGTAGAACAAACGATGGGACAGAGAGTCAAAAGAGCTAGAAGGCTAGAAAAATCTTCTCTGAAGAGTGATAAGGAAGGTGAAACTCCCAGTCAGCAGCATCCTGACTTAGGTAAAGAGCAAGTAGGCCTGCCTGCGACCTGTGCTGTTGAAAAAggacatggggaagaaaatcTAGCCACTAGCTGTTCCTCTGTTAGTTCAGATAAAGTTACACCAGAATTGCAAATGGTAGGACATTGGCCTGTCTCAGGCTCATTAGAACAGAGACAACAAAGGTCAAGGAGAGTGAGAAAGACAAGTCTAAATCAGTCCGATGAAGGTGGAAATACTGATGGTGACATCAATAGAAATGCTCTTGAGACTGTAGATGTGCTTCGTGGAACACCTGTGAACGCTGCAGAGCAACTGGATACAAAGAGTTTGCAAATGCACCAACCTGAAACAGTAGGTAGTGAAACAGTAGGtgagaaaaaaccccagcaaaataAGAGAATGAGGAAACATCACAAATTAGCCCTCACTTTTACAAACAACAATTTGCCGCATCCCAAAGAAGAGGAACACTTGTCTGTGTTTAACgcagcagaagagaaacatGACACATGCTCATGTAGACAAAAAAGTAGCTATTCACAGACTGAATCGCAGGACTTTGCTCTCCTGTGGagattagaaaacaaaatgcattttcctgaGACTACCAGAGTATTGCATGGCAGTCTAGATGGCTTCAAACCCAAAGATGTAGATAATGCCTCAgattctcaggaaaaaatacCCTATCGAGTTACGTATGATAAAAGTACATTTGTGGAGGAAAGTGAACTGGTCAATATTGATGAGTCTGAAAAGCTAAATATGCTGTGTAAGCTCTTTGACTCTGTTTCATTTGAAGCTCTGCAAGATCTGTATGAAAGATGTAACAAAGACATAGACTGGGCCACAGGTCTGCTGTTAGACTCTGATGAAAAGTTGTGCAAAGATGTTGATACTCAATATTTTGAAGTAAGAGAAGCTGAGCCAGTTGTCGCAAAGCTGGATTTCAAGGCAAATACAAGCTATCTTGAGAATCTCGAAGACTCTGAGCAAATGCCGCAAGTAATTGAGGCTGGTGATGTCTCTGAGCCTTCAGAAGACAAGAACTCGTCACTCAGCATTGCAGAAAATAGGGCTGCCAAGGCAGCTGTGACAGATGCTGATGTGTCTGAGTCATTGACATCTACCTCATTGAATGATTTGGGGGAACTGAAAAATTCTGGAGACACAGCCCCTAGAACTGAtgcaggcagctcagcagcaggtATCATTGAGCCATccatttcaggagagcagaagaTAGACTCTGAGAGTCCTGTTGAAGAAACTATAAATAAGCCGTCAGTTTCACAGCTTGATGCAGATTTATGTATACCCATGACTTTGCCTCATGATCCTAACACAACTTCTACCAATTCAAAAGCTGAATTAAATAACGAAAGTGACACTAACCCTTCAGAAAGCAATGCAGAGAATTCCAGAATGACTGCTTCGGTACTGGAAATGGATCATGCGCCTCTGGATGTTCCTAGGAGTGATGAAGAACTGGAGAGAGATAAAGAAACCCAAGGGAATTCCAGGGAGATAGCTGGTAAAGAAGAAATTGAAACTCCAAGCTGGGGTGAAACTAAAGCCAAGATACAAAGCCCTACACCAGCATCACGTGCAGCCTTCAGTATAGATTGTCTAGAACTAACATTACCTCCTGAACTAGCACTCCagttgaaagaaatatttgggCCTGTTGGCATTGATGCAG GATCACTAACTGTTGAGGATTGTGTGGTTCATATTGATCTAAATTTGGCAAGAGTGATTcatgaaaaatggaaagaatcAATTCTG aagcGTCAGAGGAGAGATGAATCGTCTAAGTTGTCTGCAGAAG GTCCTACTGTGATTCAGCAGATAGATACTGATGACTCAGAAATGCTGTTATCTCAGAATGCAGACggtaaaatacagaagaaaaaaatgagctggCTTTCAGGATCATCTAATGACATACAGACTAAACAACCAGCAACAtcagatgtttttccttttatggaTCACTGGAATGCTCAGATTCAGAAAGTTTCTCTCAGACAAATAATTTCCGAAGAAATAGCTATGCAGGAGAAACAGGATCTG AATCGTGTTCCTTCTATGGCTAGAAAAGACTGTGCCACTAAACTAAAGGAGAAGCAACTTTTTGAGATGTTTCCAACTATTAATCAAAATTTCTTAATGGATGTCTTCAAGGACAACAA CTACTCTTTAGAACAAACTGAACAGTTTCTGAACTGTGTTCTGGAGGCAGATCCTGTAAAAACAGTTATAGCTCAAGAGAGtgttcagcaaaatgaaattctttCTTCCTACAGCGCTGCGAAGAACCGGGAGAAGaag GCGAAAAAAAGTAAGGAAGAAGATGATCCTTTGagtgaaatatttcaagaattTGAGTATCCACAATATGATGATTTAAGAGCAGAAGCTTTTTGTCAccagcaaaagagaaaggaatgttTGAAGAAGGCTGGGGAGGCCTATCGCATGGGTATGAAGTCTGTGGCAGCATTTTATGCACATCAG GGTCGCCTTCATGAGCAGAAGATGAAAGAAGCCAaccatgctgctgctgtgcagatcTTTGAGAGAGCGAATACTTCCTTGCTGCCTATGAACGTGTTGGATCTGCATGGTCTTCATGTGGATGAAGCTGTGACTCACTTGTCCAGAGTGCTGCAGCAAAAAAGTGAAG AGCACCAGCAGACTGGTGGTAAACCCTATCTCTGCGTTATCACGGGAAGAGGAAGCCATAGTCAGGGAGGAGTTGCTCGCATCAGACCAGCAGCTATCAGATACCTCACCAGCCACAACTTCAG gttcacagaaataaaaccaggctGCCTGAAAGTCATGCTGAATTGA
- the N4BP2 gene encoding NEDD4-binding protein 2 isoform X1, producing MPRRRKTGGSPSWKNGNSDRTAVTVSQGDASCSVSQAVRSVNKEELFNSMSEMFSDLDPDVVYMVLSECDFKVENAMDYLLELSTHAKGVVSSKTLGLDSVASSLALVNQQRSVAHGRMGESTAEQSNSEEEKEKVRSPDVQLTEELDSLIENALQRYSSSDELSNSANDQIVHEHSVEHNGFKGFPEWEKSDSGCNVLLFPQQIGTNNEILEKIRCSQPLVGQLSIQTGSPTASDAFAQILEDSDSSEIHVQHNLASEVYKQLNGEIPCGNSEQTQDTVWDQQTVTAASGGSSERSLECGVAVTGNLNSECLEQHEDVVTAFNGHQSTLLPEASGSLEMSSFKTPKPADFQQTQQGYNLNFSTPSCQPQQHWNLMAPVFYPSSGSHSFVTPVAASLGQWRPGSEYKTLENGLSFSSPVVSNAWDSNPSLKVWGNQDRNSKLNLSQAQQPPVCHMMRKKMHLIGQVLVLLRGVPGSGKSYLARTLLEDNPGGIILSTDDYFSKHGQYHYDPDCLGEAHDWNRKRAKEAFEMRISPIIIDNTNIQAWEMKPYVMLAQQFKYKVMFREPDTWWKFKPKELERRNIHGVSKEKIKKMLERYERCLTLSSILDSSVPDKSEAAGWSEDSGQEESQRKGDAHSDVKEEKPFAFDVEHLELAEDDKTFPSSSLTLDSNCDPEHFQKEEKEMENNSVEHNPENITVQDDLDVYFSDCTEELPLEKKEEKGKKIEKNTETEMDEVDVTMTEENVCLRTGEVDEHSDDNILKVQAEVEQSDEICTEPKSTQSSNVVEPSSSAFDMSRKPELLNFLGDWPVEQTMGQRVKRARRLEKSSLKSDKEGETPSQQHPDLGKEQVGLPATCAVEKGHGEENLATSCSSVSSDKVTPELQMVGHWPVSGSLEQRQQRSRRVRKTSLNQSDEGGNTDGDINRNALETVDVLRGTPVNAAEQLDTKSLQMHQPETVGSETVGEKKPQQNKRMRKHHKLALTFTNNNLPHPKEEEHLSVFNAAEEKHDTCSCRQKSSYSQTESQDFALLWRLENKMHFPETTRVLHGSLDGFKPKDVDNASDSQEKIPYRVTYDKSTFVEESELVNIDESEKLNMLCKLFDSVSFEALQDLYERCNKDIDWATGLLLDSDEKLCKDVDTQYFEVREAEPVVAKLDFKANTSYLENLEDSEQMPQVIEAGDVSEPSEDKNSSLSIAENRAAKAAVTDADVSESLTSTSLNDLGELKNSGDTAPRTDAGSSAAGIIEPSISGEQKIDSESPVEETINKPSVSQLDADLCIPMTLPHDPNTTSTNSKAELNNESDTNPSESNAENSRMTASVLEMDHAPLDVPRSDEELERDKETQGNSREIAGKEEIETPSWGETKAKIQSPTPASRAAFSIDCLELTLPPELALQLKEIFGPVGIDAGSLTVEDCVVHIDLNLARVIHEKWKESILKRQRRDESSKLSAEGPTVIQQIDTDDSEMLLSQNADGKIQKKKMSWLSGSSNDIQTKQPATSDVFPFMDHWNAQIQKVSLRQIISEEIAMQEKQDLITVHFTIQNRVPSMARKDCATKLKEKQLFEMFPTINQNFLMDVFKDNNYSLEQTEQFLNCVLEADPVKTVIAQESVQQNEILSSYSAAKNREKKAKKSKEEDDPLSEIFQEFEYPQYDDLRAEAFCHQQKRKECLKKAGEAYRMGMKSVAAFYAHQGRLHEQKMKEANHAAAVQIFERANTSLLPMNVLDLHGLHVDEAVTHLSRVLQQKSEEHQQTGGKPYLCVITGRGSHSQGGVARIRPAAIRYLTSHNFRFTEIKPGCLKVMLN from the exons ATGCCACGAAGAAGGAAAACTGGTGGGAGTCCTTCTTGGAAGAATGGCAATTCTGACAGAACTGCTGTTACTGTATCCCAAGGGGACGCAAGCTGCTCAGTGTCACAAGCAGTGCGTAGTGTCAATAAGGAAGAGCTCTTCAACAGCATGTCAGAGATGTTTTCTGACCTAGATCCTGACGTGGTTTATATGGTTTTGTCTGAATGTGATTTTAAAG TAGAGAATGCTATGGATTATCTGCTAGAGCTGTCCACCCATGCCAAAGGAGTCGTATCTTCGAAAACCTTGGGTTTGGATTCAGTAGCATCGTCACTAGCTCTTGTTAATCAGCAAAGATCTGTTGCACATGGAAGAATGGGAGAAAGTACTGCAGAACAAAGTaattctgaagaagaaaaagaaaaggtccGATCACCTGATGTGCAGCTGACTGAAGAACTGGATTCCTTAATAGAAAATGCCTTACAGAGATACAGCTCAAGTGATGAATTGTCTAATTCTGCAAATGACCAAATAGTACATGAGCACTCTGTGGAACACAATGGCTTTAAAGGATTTCCTGAGTGGGAAAAATCTGATTCAGGGTGCAATGTCCTACTTTTTCCACAGCAAATAGGGACAAATAATGAGATTTTAGAAAAAATCCGCTGTTCTCAGCCACTGGTGGGTCAGCTGAGCATCCAGACAGGCTCACCAACTGCATCAGATGCTTTTGCACAGATATTGGAAGATTCCGATTCGTCAGAAATACATGTTCAACACAATTTAGCTTCAGAAGTCTATAAACAATTGAATGGAGAAATACCATGTGGAAATTCTGAACAGACACAAGATACTGTTTGGGATCAACAAACTGTGACTGCTGCTTCTGGTGGGTCCTCCGAAAGGTCTCTGGAATGTGGAGTAGCTGTCACTGGAAATCTGAATTCAGAGTGCCTGGAACAGCACGAAGATGTAGTGACTGCCTTTAACGGCCACCAGAGCACTTTGCTTCCAGAGGCAAGTGGCTCTCTTGAAATGTCCAGTTTCAAAACACCAAAACCTGCAGATTTTCAGCAAACTCAGCAGGGTTATAACTTAAATTTTTCTACACCATCATGTCAACCTCAGCAACACTGGAATCTCATGGCTCCCGTGTTTTATCCATCCAGTGGAAGTCACAGCTTTGTAACTCCTGTGGCTGCCAGTCTAGGGCAGTGGAGGCCTGGTTCAGAGTATAAGACTTTGGAAAATggactttctttttcctctccagtgGTTTCAAATGCCTGGGATAGCAACCCTTCTCTGAAGGTATGGGGAAATCAAGATAGAAACTCAAAATTGAACCTCTCGCAAGCACAGCAGCCACCTGTTTGTCACATGATGAGAAAAAAGATGCACCTTATAGGTCAAGTACTTGTTCTTCTCAGAGGTGTTCCAGGATCAGGAAAATCATATTTGGCAAG GACTTTGCTTGAGGATAACCCAGGCGGAATAATTCTTAGTACTGATGATTACTTTTCTAAACATGGACAATACCATTATGACCCTGATTGCTTAGGGGAAGCACATGACTGGAACAGGAAACGAG CCAAAGAAGCATTCGAAATGAGAATCTCACCTATAATAATAGACAACACAAACATACAAGCATGGGAGATGAAGCCTTATGTTATGTTG GCTCAGCAGTTCAAATACAAAGTTATGTTCCGAGAACCAGACACTTGGTGGAAGTTTAAACCAAAAGAACTTGAAAG gCGAAACATTCATGGTGTATCCAAAGAAAAGATCAAAAAAATGTTGGAACGGTATGAACGCTGTCTTACTCTTAGTTCAATATTGGATTCTTCAGTCCCAGACAAATCAGAAGCTGCTGGCTGGAGTGAAGATTCTGGTCAGGAGGAAAGCCAGAG aaagGGAGATGCACATTCTGatgtaaaggaagaaaaaccttttgCTTTTGATGTGGAGCATCTTGAATTAGCTGAAGATGATAAAACTTTTCCCAGTAGTTCTCTAACATTAGATAGTAACTGTGATCCTGAACATTtccagaaagaggaaaaagaaatggaaaataactcAGTGGAACACAATCCTGAGAACATTACAGTTCAAGATGACTTGGATGTTTATTTCTCAGACTGTACAGAAGAACTGCccttggagaagaaagaagaaaagggaaaaaaaatagaaaaaaatactgaaacagaaatggatGAGGTTGATGTGACCATGACTGAAGAGAATGTGTGCTTGCGTACAGGAGAAGTTGATGAACACAGTGACGACAACATTCTCAAAGTTCAAGCTGAAGTTGAACAATCTGATGAAATATGTACAGAACCAAAATCAACACAAAGTAGTAATGTAGTGGAACCAAGCAGTTCAGCTTTTGACATGTCAAGAAAACCAGAATTACTAAACTTTCTGGGTGACTGGCCTGTAGAACAAACGATGGGACAGAGAGTCAAAAGAGCTAGAAGGCTAGAAAAATCTTCTCTGAAGAGTGATAAGGAAGGTGAAACTCCCAGTCAGCAGCATCCTGACTTAGGTAAAGAGCAAGTAGGCCTGCCTGCGACCTGTGCTGTTGAAAAAggacatggggaagaaaatcTAGCCACTAGCTGTTCCTCTGTTAGTTCAGATAAAGTTACACCAGAATTGCAAATGGTAGGACATTGGCCTGTCTCAGGCTCATTAGAACAGAGACAACAAAGGTCAAGGAGAGTGAGAAAGACAAGTCTAAATCAGTCCGATGAAGGTGGAAATACTGATGGTGACATCAATAGAAATGCTCTTGAGACTGTAGATGTGCTTCGTGGAACACCTGTGAACGCTGCAGAGCAACTGGATACAAAGAGTTTGCAAATGCACCAACCTGAAACAGTAGGTAGTGAAACAGTAGGtgagaaaaaaccccagcaaaataAGAGAATGAGGAAACATCACAAATTAGCCCTCACTTTTACAAACAACAATTTGCCGCATCCCAAAGAAGAGGAACACTTGTCTGTGTTTAACgcagcagaagagaaacatGACACATGCTCATGTAGACAAAAAAGTAGCTATTCACAGACTGAATCGCAGGACTTTGCTCTCCTGTGGagattagaaaacaaaatgcattttcctgaGACTACCAGAGTATTGCATGGCAGTCTAGATGGCTTCAAACCCAAAGATGTAGATAATGCCTCAgattctcaggaaaaaatacCCTATCGAGTTACGTATGATAAAAGTACATTTGTGGAGGAAAGTGAACTGGTCAATATTGATGAGTCTGAAAAGCTAAATATGCTGTGTAAGCTCTTTGACTCTGTTTCATTTGAAGCTCTGCAAGATCTGTATGAAAGATGTAACAAAGACATAGACTGGGCCACAGGTCTGCTGTTAGACTCTGATGAAAAGTTGTGCAAAGATGTTGATACTCAATATTTTGAAGTAAGAGAAGCTGAGCCAGTTGTCGCAAAGCTGGATTTCAAGGCAAATACAAGCTATCTTGAGAATCTCGAAGACTCTGAGCAAATGCCGCAAGTAATTGAGGCTGGTGATGTCTCTGAGCCTTCAGAAGACAAGAACTCGTCACTCAGCATTGCAGAAAATAGGGCTGCCAAGGCAGCTGTGACAGATGCTGATGTGTCTGAGTCATTGACATCTACCTCATTGAATGATTTGGGGGAACTGAAAAATTCTGGAGACACAGCCCCTAGAACTGAtgcaggcagctcagcagcaggtATCATTGAGCCATccatttcaggagagcagaagaTAGACTCTGAGAGTCCTGTTGAAGAAACTATAAATAAGCCGTCAGTTTCACAGCTTGATGCAGATTTATGTATACCCATGACTTTGCCTCATGATCCTAACACAACTTCTACCAATTCAAAAGCTGAATTAAATAACGAAAGTGACACTAACCCTTCAGAAAGCAATGCAGAGAATTCCAGAATGACTGCTTCGGTACTGGAAATGGATCATGCGCCTCTGGATGTTCCTAGGAGTGATGAAGAACTGGAGAGAGATAAAGAAACCCAAGGGAATTCCAGGGAGATAGCTGGTAAAGAAGAAATTGAAACTCCAAGCTGGGGTGAAACTAAAGCCAAGATACAAAGCCCTACACCAGCATCACGTGCAGCCTTCAGTATAGATTGTCTAGAACTAACATTACCTCCTGAACTAGCACTCCagttgaaagaaatatttgggCCTGTTGGCATTGATGCAG GATCACTAACTGTTGAGGATTGTGTGGTTCATATTGATCTAAATTTGGCAAGAGTGATTcatgaaaaatggaaagaatcAATTCTG aagcGTCAGAGGAGAGATGAATCGTCTAAGTTGTCTGCAGAAG GTCCTACTGTGATTCAGCAGATAGATACTGATGACTCAGAAATGCTGTTATCTCAGAATGCAGACggtaaaatacagaagaaaaaaatgagctggCTTTCAGGATCATCTAATGACATACAGACTAAACAACCAGCAACAtcagatgtttttccttttatggaTCACTGGAATGCTCAGATTCAGAAAGTTTCTCTCAGACAAATAATTTCCGAAGAAATAGCTATGCAGGAGAAACAGGATCTG ATCACGGTGCATTTCACTATACAG AATCGTGTTCCTTCTATGGCTAGAAAAGACTGTGCCACTAAACTAAAGGAGAAGCAACTTTTTGAGATGTTTCCAACTATTAATCAAAATTTCTTAATGGATGTCTTCAAGGACAACAA CTACTCTTTAGAACAAACTGAACAGTTTCTGAACTGTGTTCTGGAGGCAGATCCTGTAAAAACAGTTATAGCTCAAGAGAGtgttcagcaaaatgaaattctttCTTCCTACAGCGCTGCGAAGAACCGGGAGAAGaag GCGAAAAAAAGTAAGGAAGAAGATGATCCTTTGagtgaaatatttcaagaattTGAGTATCCACAATATGATGATTTAAGAGCAGAAGCTTTTTGTCAccagcaaaagagaaaggaatgttTGAAGAAGGCTGGGGAGGCCTATCGCATGGGTATGAAGTCTGTGGCAGCATTTTATGCACATCAG GGTCGCCTTCATGAGCAGAAGATGAAAGAAGCCAaccatgctgctgctgtgcagatcTTTGAGAGAGCGAATACTTCCTTGCTGCCTATGAACGTGTTGGATCTGCATGGTCTTCATGTGGATGAAGCTGTGACTCACTTGTCCAGAGTGCTGCAGCAAAAAAGTGAAG AGCACCAGCAGACTGGTGGTAAACCCTATCTCTGCGTTATCACGGGAAGAGGAAGCCATAGTCAGGGAGGAGTTGCTCGCATCAGACCAGCAGCTATCAGATACCTCACCAGCCACAACTTCAG gttcacagaaataaaaccaggctGCCTGAAAGTCATGCTGAATTGA